From a region of the Salinispira pacifica genome:
- a CDS encoding FecR family protein → MNRRKLFLLITILLITQSLWQVIWATDADIIFFDGSVDVKTAAGELIPADFGMRLKPGDVIITGLDGFCELEVGDGSVVTVQPDTAFSIQNAMLGDSEPETVFSIVKGQVGFRFDRLSGKEPRIRSGNAVAGIRGTEFTVVSGTDGRSLFVISDGLVEVRAGSAGVNLSRMEAVEVSLDRGLGERFAVLEDEINFTDWRTQADAAAFENPGKTLSDMTGLLMEYLDNAEHFWNSYREADAELQRLGDMVIELREEGATDEADEIVQQEYQPLKTRALHHGLNYRYYALSAVNLRRHVVSSLYVHQRTSAWGEPLPGEFRSAYREFTRLYEERLIRYLTDADI, encoded by the coding sequence ATGAACAGACGAAAGCTGTTTTTGCTCATTACCATATTACTTATCACCCAATCCCTTTGGCAGGTTATTTGGGCCACCGATGCCGATATTATTTTCTTTGACGGAAGCGTGGATGTGAAAACCGCCGCCGGTGAACTCATACCTGCTGATTTCGGTATGCGGCTGAAGCCCGGTGATGTGATAATCACCGGACTGGACGGTTTCTGTGAGCTTGAAGTAGGTGACGGATCGGTGGTAACCGTACAGCCAGATACCGCCTTCAGTATTCAGAATGCCATGCTGGGGGACTCGGAACCGGAAACCGTGTTCTCCATTGTGAAAGGGCAGGTGGGGTTCCGTTTTGACCGTCTTTCAGGAAAGGAGCCCCGTATACGCAGCGGAAATGCGGTTGCCGGAATCAGGGGAACAGAATTCACTGTGGTTTCGGGCACAGACGGACGGTCACTGTTCGTCATCAGCGACGGACTGGTGGAAGTACGTGCCGGCTCCGCCGGAGTGAACCTCTCCAGAATGGAAGCCGTTGAAGTCAGCCTGGACCGGGGTCTGGGTGAACGGTTCGCAGTGCTGGAGGATGAAATAAACTTTACCGACTGGCGAACCCAGGCGGACGCGGCGGCCTTTGAGAATCCCGGGAAAACGCTGTCGGATATGACCGGCCTTCTGATGGAGTATCTGGATAATGCGGAACATTTCTGGAATTCCTACCGGGAAGCGGATGCGGAACTTCAGCGTTTGGGGGATATGGTGATTGAGCTTCGAGAAGAAGGGGCGACAGATGAGGCCGATGAGATTGTTCAGCAGGAATATCAGCCTTTAAAAACCAGGGCCCTCCATCACGGGCTGAACTACCGCTATTATGCCCTTTCTGCTGTGAACCTGCGCCGTCATGTTGTCAGCAGTCTCTATGTGCATCAGCGCACCAGCGCCTGGGGTGAACCCCTGCCCGGAGAATTTCGAAGTGCCTATCGTGAATTCACCCGCCTCTATGAGGAGCGGCTGATTCGCTATCTTACAGACGCGGACATTTAA
- a CDS encoding glycerophosphodiester phosphodiesterase: protein MSTLQTIKIIMKVILIITASAAGLILAVLLLNILPVAPGGGGTNPMRVVESGSAHIVPHGGAKELFPENTVYSYRQIYARGWDTFEIDLVLTSDGVLVTHHDLDIEATTGVEGVQLADLQYSELQNYNFAANFVNPRGERPFADLSSLPDEISDQMIPARLEDLFQEFPDSYYILELKDTVDASGSSRAEEASAELLTLIEKYSMQDRAIVASFDDQVIREFRERSGGEIPTGAATGETLTLSVLSALALDFFLVPEYSAVMLPVKDRIYPAEREIIENLPAPLRRALASYDPDEDMYYTNLANRRMVQDAHRKNLAVFYWTVNDPETMKYLIDLGVDGIITDRPDILSEILGTAARD, encoded by the coding sequence ATGTCTACTCTACAGACCATAAAAATCATCATGAAAGTGATTCTTATAATTACGGCATCGGCAGCAGGGCTGATACTTGCGGTCCTGCTGCTGAATATTCTCCCCGTCGCCCCCGGCGGGGGCGGGACCAATCCGATGAGGGTGGTGGAATCGGGGAGTGCTCATATTGTGCCCCACGGTGGTGCCAAGGAACTGTTCCCGGAAAACACCGTGTACAGCTACCGGCAGATTTATGCCCGGGGCTGGGATACATTCGAAATTGATCTGGTGCTCACCTCAGACGGGGTGCTGGTAACCCATCATGACCTGGATATTGAAGCAACCACCGGGGTGGAGGGGGTTCAGCTGGCAGATCTGCAATACAGTGAACTGCAGAACTATAACTTCGCAGCGAACTTTGTGAACCCCCGGGGTGAAAGGCCCTTCGCGGATCTCTCTTCCCTGCCGGATGAAATTTCAGATCAGATGATTCCCGCCCGGCTGGAAGATCTGTTTCAGGAATTTCCCGACAGCTACTACATACTTGAGTTGAAGGATACCGTTGATGCAAGCGGCTCCTCACGGGCTGAAGAGGCGTCCGCTGAACTTTTAACACTGATCGAAAAGTATTCAATGCAGGACCGGGCGATCGTCGCCAGTTTTGATGATCAGGTAATCCGGGAGTTCCGGGAACGCAGCGGCGGGGAGATCCCCACCGGAGCAGCCACCGGTGAAACGCTCACTCTCAGTGTACTGAGTGCACTGGCATTGGATTTCTTTCTTGTTCCCGAATACTCGGCGGTAATGCTGCCGGTGAAAGACCGTATTTATCCGGCCGAACGGGAGATTATTGAGAATCTGCCCGCCCCCCTTCGCCGAGCTCTTGCAAGCTATGATCCTGATGAAGATATGTACTATACCAACCTTGCCAACAGGAGAATGGTACAGGACGCCCACAGAAAAAATCTGGCTGTGTTTTACTGGACGGTAAACGATCCGGAAACCATGAAGTATCTGATTGATCTGGGAGTTGACGGGATTATTACCGACAGACCGGATATTCTTTCTGAAATACTCGGAACAGCTGCTCGGGACTGA
- the ltrA gene encoding group II intron reverse transcriptase/maturase, whose product MANTRNTGGSERVENSYGELRRLSESHAKMQTLMHYVNRENLKAEHRAQVRGKAAGIDGATKESYESGLEEHVDALLGRMKSFSYRPQAVRRTYIPKTDGTVRPLGIPAYEDKLVQGIMAKVLTEIYEPRFLDCSYGFRPNRNCHDVIREINQTIMTKKINYILDADIKGFFDNVDHEWLVKFLENDIQDKNFIRYVVRFLKAGIMENGNVSDSDKGTPQGGLISPVLANVYLHYVLDLWFEKVAKRHLRGETYLYRYADDYVVLFQYEDDAKRFYEVMLKRLAKFKLTVAEEKTRIIPFGRYKGTKETFDFLGFTHVNASTRTGKYTVLHLTSKKKLKAKRQSAKQWIRWNMHRPVMKIVRALSRKLVGHYNYYGVNGNLKGLYKFYTYIRYTLYKVLRRRGQKHKIIWETFEKIWKLIPRPKICKDIWQWSNV is encoded by the coding sequence GTGGCCAACACCAGGAACACTGGAGGTTCTGAAAGAGTGGAAAACAGCTATGGGGAGTTGAGGAGGTTGTCGGAGAGTCACGCGAAGATGCAGACGCTCATGCACTATGTCAACAGGGAGAACCTGAAAGCAGAGCATCGGGCGCAGGTCAGAGGAAAAGCCGCAGGCATAGACGGAGCGACGAAGGAGAGCTATGAGTCCGGACTGGAAGAGCATGTGGATGCATTGCTTGGACGGATGAAATCCTTCAGTTACAGACCGCAGGCGGTGAGAAGAACATACATACCCAAGACGGATGGCACGGTACGACCGCTTGGAATTCCGGCGTATGAGGATAAACTGGTACAAGGAATAATGGCGAAGGTGCTGACAGAGATATATGAACCGAGGTTTCTGGACTGTTCCTATGGGTTCAGGCCGAACCGGAATTGTCATGATGTGATACGGGAAATAAACCAGACGATCATGACGAAGAAGATAAATTATATTCTTGATGCCGACATCAAAGGGTTCTTTGACAATGTTGACCATGAATGGCTGGTGAAGTTTCTGGAGAATGATATACAGGACAAGAATTTCATTCGTTATGTAGTAAGATTTCTCAAGGCGGGGATCATGGAGAATGGGAACGTCAGCGACAGTGACAAGGGGACTCCGCAAGGAGGACTTATTTCGCCGGTGCTGGCTAACGTGTATCTTCATTATGTACTCGACTTGTGGTTTGAGAAGGTGGCAAAAAGGCATCTGAGGGGTGAGACATACTTGTACCGATATGCCGATGATTATGTGGTATTATTCCAGTACGAGGATGATGCGAAAAGATTCTACGAGGTGATGCTGAAAAGGCTTGCAAAGTTCAAGCTAACGGTGGCCGAAGAGAAGACAAGGATCATTCCGTTTGGAAGGTACAAAGGAACCAAGGAGACATTTGATTTTCTTGGATTCACCCACGTGAACGCCAGTACAAGGACTGGTAAGTACACAGTCCTGCACCTGACAAGCAAGAAGAAGCTGAAGGCTAAACGCCAGAGCGCAAAACAGTGGATCAGATGGAACATGCATCGACCTGTCATGAAAATTGTCAGAGCACTAAGCCGGAAACTGGTTGGGCACTACAATTACTACGGGGTCAACGGAAATCTGAAAGGACTGTACAAGTTCTACACTTACATCAGATACACACTGTATAAGGTTCTAAGGCGTAGAGGCCAGAAGCACAAGATAATTTGGGAGACATTTGAAAAGATATGGAAATTAATACCAAGACCGAAAATTTGCAAAGACATCTGGCAATGGTCGAATGTTTAG
- a CDS encoding MerR family DNA-binding transcriptional regulator: protein MKTDQFLGVSRLARLSGVSVRTLRYYDQIGLLTPRHRDANGFGFCTTQ from the coding sequence ATGAAGACTGATCAGTTCTTAGGGGTATCCCGGTTGGCACGGCTGTCGGGGGTGAGCGTCCGTACGCTCAGGTATTACGATCAAATCGGTCTGCTTACTCCCCGGCACAGAGATGCCAACGGATTTGGTTTTTGCACGACGCAGTAA
- a CDS encoding DMT family transporter: MNLLTLTALMVTTLFWGSSFVATKLVLEVWPTWAYMFLRFAGASLVFLAALLWKRRLAIPRRVIPRLMLLSVFQPGLYFLFESLGLERTSAASSAIIIAAIPAVVALASAFFLNERLSRRGWIGTLLSISGIGIITLFDRNAGTQDASLEGNLFILLAVLSGAAYMLLSRRISRDLTPLQTTGYQMFFATFFFLPGFIVQGDALMHTAVQWEILFAFGFLVLGATFAAFLSYNYALSRISAPKASIFINGIPVVTVIVGWIVLGEGVNWVQIGGGALAVGGLMYASRRETGEIKLEA, translated from the coding sequence GTGAATCTTCTCACATTAACTGCGCTTATGGTCACCACTCTGTTCTGGGGATCTTCATTTGTAGCAACCAAACTTGTACTGGAAGTCTGGCCCACCTGGGCCTATATGTTTCTCCGCTTTGCCGGCGCCTCTCTGGTATTTCTGGCAGCTCTGCTTTGGAAGCGGCGGCTTGCCATTCCCCGGCGGGTCATCCCCAGGCTGATGCTTCTCTCGGTTTTCCAGCCGGGGCTCTATTTCCTGTTTGAATCGTTGGGGCTGGAACGTACCAGTGCCGCCAGCTCCGCCATAATAATTGCGGCGATCCCTGCGGTGGTGGCCCTTGCATCGGCGTTTTTCCTGAATGAACGGCTGAGCCGGCGGGGGTGGATCGGTACGTTGTTATCCATAAGCGGGATTGGAATCATAACTCTCTTTGACCGGAATGCAGGAACCCAGGATGCCTCCCTGGAAGGAAACCTCTTTATTCTATTGGCGGTGCTGTCCGGAGCCGCATATATGCTGCTTTCAAGAAGAATATCCAGAGATCTTACTCCCCTGCAGACCACAGGGTATCAGATGTTTTTTGCAACCTTCTTTTTTCTGCCGGGATTTATTGTCCAGGGCGATGCTCTCATGCATACGGCGGTTCAATGGGAAATCCTCTTTGCCTTCGGCTTTCTGGTTCTGGGCGCAACCTTTGCGGCCTTTCTATCCTACAATTACGCCCTGAGCCGGATTTCTGCTCCCAAGGCTTCCATATTTATTAATGGCATACCGGTGGTCACCGTAATTGTGGGCTGGATTGTGCTGGGAGAAGGTGTGAACTGGGTGCAGATCGGCGGCGGAGCCCTGGCGGTGGGAGGATTGATGTATGCAAGCCGCCGGGAAACCGGTGAAATCAAGCTGGAAGCCTGA
- a CDS encoding arsenate reductase family protein has translation MNIQIMGTRKNRNTQKAERWFKERGIPYQIRLLNEKGISPRELDAVLAKYPAEDILDTQSKSYTRKGLAYMEFDAREEILEEPLLLKMPIVRNGSNVTVGVADDVWKNWVENT, from the coding sequence ATGAATATACAGATAATGGGAACCAGAAAAAATCGAAATACGCAAAAAGCTGAACGTTGGTTCAAGGAACGGGGAATCCCGTACCAGATCCGGCTGTTGAATGAGAAGGGAATCAGTCCCCGGGAGCTGGATGCCGTACTGGCGAAATATCCGGCGGAAGACATTCTGGATACCCAGAGCAAATCCTACACCCGGAAAGGTCTGGCATACATGGAATTCGATGCCAGGGAAGAAATTCTGGAAGAACCTCTGCTGCTTAAAATGCCCATCGTACGAAACGGTTCAAACGTGACGGTGGGGGTGGCGGATGATGTATGGAAAAACTGGGTGGAAAATACGTAA
- a CDS encoding glycosyltransferase, producing MLITGQFNDSLPPIMDGVAITAANYAYWLNKKHGPSFAVGPKVPDYTDDQENILRFMSLPLQRSGPYRLGIPRIDRSFNKIIDEIPFDLVHAHCPFVSGNYAYNLASTRKIPMVATFHSKYRDDFASIMKLDVTVDQAVEMVVRFYEKADAVWVPNEGIIETFREYGFKGDIDVIPNGSDIGVTGEEERRNLASAGRERLNIGNNDPVLLYVGQHRWVKNLKMLLQSLNMLKESGTAFNMRFVGSGSEAGEMKHMVKKSGLSQHVEFMGPIYERDALREAYAAADLFVFPSMYDNASLATREAAGLKVPTLFCTGATTAKGIEDGKSGFLADNETQKFGEKLKSILDQPDLLRTTGEGAHSFLYMPWEKVADIVNEKYEEIVGRFKTEKLKHIVARNR from the coding sequence ATGTTAATAACCGGACAATTCAATGACAGTCTTCCCCCGATTATGGATGGTGTGGCCATTACCGCAGCGAATTATGCATATTGGTTAAACAAAAAACACGGCCCCAGTTTTGCAGTAGGACCAAAGGTTCCCGATTACACGGATGACCAGGAGAACATTCTCCGTTTTATGTCTCTTCCTCTGCAGCGTTCCGGTCCCTACCGTCTGGGCATACCGAGAATCGACAGAAGCTTCAATAAAATCATCGATGAAATTCCGTTTGACCTCGTCCACGCCCACTGCCCGTTCGTAAGCGGCAACTACGCATATAACCTGGCCAGCACCAGAAAAATTCCCATGGTTGCCACCTTCCACTCAAAATACCGGGACGATTTTGCCAGCATTATGAAGCTGGATGTAACAGTTGATCAGGCGGTCGAGATGGTGGTGCGATTCTATGAAAAAGCCGATGCTGTGTGGGTTCCCAACGAAGGAATTATCGAGACTTTCAGGGAGTACGGTTTTAAGGGTGATATTGATGTAATTCCCAACGGCAGCGACATCGGGGTCACCGGTGAAGAGGAGCGAAGAAATCTGGCTTCAGCGGGACGGGAACGGCTCAACATCGGGAATAATGACCCGGTGCTTCTCTATGTCGGGCAGCACCGTTGGGTGAAAAACCTGAAAATGCTGCTCCAATCCCTGAATATGCTGAAAGAGTCGGGCACAGCATTCAATATGCGTTTCGTGGGTTCGGGCAGTGAAGCCGGGGAAATGAAACATATGGTGAAAAAGTCGGGACTGTCGCAGCATGTCGAATTTATGGGACCGATATATGAACGGGATGCCCTCCGTGAAGCGTATGCCGCTGCAGATCTTTTTGTGTTTCCATCCATGTACGACAATGCATCCCTTGCGACCAGGGAGGCAGCAGGTCTGAAAGTTCCTACCCTGTTCTGCACAGGTGCTACCACCGCCAAAGGTATAGAAGACGGAAAATCAGGTTTTCTGGCGGACAATGAGACACAGAAATTCGGTGAGAAGCTGAAGTCTATTCTTGATCAGCCGGATCTTCTCAGAACAACCGGGGAGGGGGCTCACAGCTTTCTTTATATGCCCTGGGAAAAAGTAGCCGATATTGTGAACGAAAAATACGAGGAGATTGTGGGCCGGTTCAAAACCGAAAAGCTGAAACACATTGTTGCCCGAAACCGGTAA
- a CDS encoding DUF2161 domain-containing phosphodiesterase: protein MKESDLFNPLKKYLSGQGYQVYSEVKNCDLVATRGEEMLIVEIKVRMSLQLVLQAVNRQELNDSVYVAVPLTSGRSYPANFTGIKKLLRRLGIGLIFVRLMKTKTRVEVALHPQDPRLFNIPSRKRNIIREINGRYAEFNKAGEAAKVEKITAFKQLSIRIAVELKNRESASPAQLQKAGLPAKTGRVLSQNVYGWFERVERGVYRLSAAGNSALERYPEVIRKIPSG from the coding sequence ATGAAGGAAAGTGATCTGTTCAATCCTTTGAAAAAATATCTCAGCGGACAGGGGTACCAGGTGTACAGCGAAGTGAAAAACTGTGACCTGGTAGCCACCCGGGGTGAGGAGATGCTCATCGTAGAGATCAAGGTCAGAATGAGTCTTCAGCTTGTTCTTCAGGCCGTAAACCGTCAGGAACTGAATGACAGCGTATATGTGGCGGTCCCCCTGACCAGCGGACGCTCATACCCAGCCAATTTTACCGGAATCAAAAAACTTCTGCGCCGCCTGGGGATTGGCCTGATATTTGTCCGGTTGATGAAAACCAAAACCAGGGTGGAAGTAGCTCTCCATCCACAGGATCCCCGGCTGTTCAACATACCCTCACGAAAACGGAATATTATACGGGAAATCAACGGAAGATATGCCGAATTCAACAAGGCCGGCGAGGCTGCAAAGGTTGAGAAAATAACCGCATTCAAACAACTGAGCATCCGGATTGCCGTGGAATTGAAAAACCGGGAAAGCGCATCTCCGGCGCAGCTGCAGAAAGCCGGGTTACCGGCAAAAACCGGCAGGGTGCTTTCCCAGAACGTGTACGGCTGGTTTGAGAGAGTTGAAAGAGGGGTGTACCGTCTCTCAGCTGCGGGAAATTCGGCCCTGGAAAGATATCCTGAGGTGATACGGAAAATCCCCTCAGGCTGA
- a CDS encoding aldo/keto reductase family protein yields MEYRRVGNSGLKVSEIAYGSWLTFANQVELEHAQEIIRKAFELGVNYIDTADVYARGEAEKLLGQILPKYNRRHYVIATKAFWPMSDHPTDRGLSRKHITDSIQGSLDRLKLKYVDIFYCHRFDEETPLMETLEAIEDSIRQGKILYWGTSEWKAEQIRAAVNICRERGWHLPVINQPIYNLLNRNLEIDILPTTVELGMGTANFSPLAQGLLTGKYSKGKVPPGSRGSNENLNMFMKDQLEDENLLKKIDGLGEVADRYDMNIAQLSLAWILQQPGISSVITGASSVQQLEDNVKASGVNISETDMKAIDALFPRS; encoded by the coding sequence ATGGAATACAGAAGAGTCGGCAACAGCGGACTGAAGGTCAGTGAAATTGCCTACGGATCCTGGCTCACATTCGCAAACCAGGTTGAACTGGAACATGCCCAGGAAATTATTCGGAAGGCGTTTGAGCTGGGGGTGAACTATATCGACACAGCGGATGTGTACGCCCGGGGTGAAGCGGAGAAACTTCTGGGTCAGATTCTGCCCAAATACAACCGCCGCCACTATGTGATTGCCACCAAAGCGTTCTGGCCCATGAGCGATCACCCCACCGACCGGGGGTTGAGCAGAAAACACATTACAGATTCAATTCAGGGCAGCCTCGACCGCTTGAAGCTCAAGTATGTGGATATTTTTTACTGCCACCGTTTTGATGAAGAGACTCCGCTCATGGAAACCCTGGAAGCTATTGAAGATTCAATCCGTCAGGGTAAAATTTTGTACTGGGGCACCAGCGAATGGAAGGCGGAACAAATCAGGGCGGCGGTCAATATCTGCCGGGAGCGGGGCTGGCACCTTCCTGTGATCAATCAGCCCATCTACAACCTTCTGAATCGCAATCTTGAAATTGATATTCTCCCCACAACCGTGGAGCTGGGAATGGGCACTGCGAATTTTTCCCCTCTGGCACAGGGACTGCTCACCGGAAAATATTCCAAAGGAAAGGTTCCTCCGGGAAGCAGAGGCTCCAATGAGAACTTGAATATGTTCATGAAAGACCAATTGGAGGATGAAAACCTCCTGAAAAAAATTGACGGTCTGGGAGAAGTGGCAGACAGATATGATATGAACATCGCTCAGCTTTCACTGGCGTGGATACTTCAGCAGCCGGGGATCAGCTCGGTGATCACCGGAGCCTCAAGCGTTCAGCAGCTGGAAGATAACGTGAAAGCCAGCGGGGTTAACATTTCAGAAACGGATATGAAAGCAATAGATGCGCTCTTTCCCCGTTCATGA
- a CDS encoding YqaA family protein, with amino-acid sequence MKSDNKSLNKNKSLRRVLLETAAFFTLVFMVYILLWIFFQEELQKLSLWSIEHLGLAGVAVFVYAVDTFIVPATADLVFPLTTTWPPVPLLLTMSAASILGGMSGFFLARALSHISWIQDAVSYYREHGERLIRRYGLWAIVLAGLTPLPYSTISWIGGMLKLPAAGYLLASLSRIPRFFLYYAIIESGRLLIS; translated from the coding sequence ATGAAATCAGATAATAAATCCCTGAATAAGAACAAAAGCCTGCGGCGGGTTCTGTTGGAAACCGCTGCATTTTTCACCCTGGTGTTTATGGTGTATATTCTGCTCTGGATTTTTTTTCAGGAAGAGCTTCAAAAATTAAGCCTGTGGAGCATAGAACACCTTGGGCTGGCCGGGGTGGCGGTGTTTGTATATGCAGTTGATACGTTCATCGTTCCGGCAACTGCAGATCTTGTTTTTCCCCTGACCACAACCTGGCCGCCGGTTCCCCTGCTTCTCACAATGAGCGCAGCATCCATTCTGGGCGGCATGAGCGGCTTCTTCCTGGCCAGGGCGCTTTCCCACATATCCTGGATCCAGGATGCCGTCTCCTATTACCGGGAACATGGTGAACGGCTCATTCGCCGGTACGGGCTTTGGGCCATTGTACTGGCAGGTCTTACCCCCCTTCCGTATTCCACAATCAGCTGGATCGGGGGCATGTTGAAATTACCTGCGGCGGGCTACCTGCTGGCATCCCTGAGCCGCATTCCCCGCTTTTTTCTCTACTATGCAATTATTGAGAGCGGCAGGCTTCTCATCTCCTGA
- a CDS encoding rhomboid family intramembrane serine protease → MTRKNILRRPLPYTHFNATLYIIVLNLVFFLITSFSRDVQITLSMVPALVNRGYLWSFLTYMFVHANFNHILFNMIGLFIFGTQVEHEMGSWEFIMFYLVTGFLAGLLSYGIYILSGIQVVALMGASGALYAVMLAFATYYPNARIFIMGIIPMRSVTLVLVYAGIALINQFGGMNSSVAHMTHLGGFVFAFLYFLIRIGRNPLEAWGLKG, encoded by the coding sequence ATGACACGTAAAAATATACTGCGCAGACCTCTGCCGTACACACATTTTAACGCCACACTGTACATTATAGTGCTGAATCTGGTTTTTTTCCTGATCACCAGTTTCAGCAGAGATGTTCAGATCACTCTTTCCATGGTTCCAGCGCTGGTGAACCGGGGCTACCTGTGGAGCTTTCTTACTTACATGTTCGTTCACGCGAATTTCAACCACATCCTGTTTAACATGATCGGCCTCTTTATTTTCGGAACCCAGGTTGAACATGAAATGGGAAGCTGGGAATTTATCATGTTTTATCTGGTAACCGGTTTTCTGGCCGGGCTGCTCTCCTATGGTATTTATATTCTCTCCGGGATACAGGTTGTCGCCCTGATGGGTGCCAGCGGAGCCCTGTATGCGGTGATGCTGGCTTTTGCAACCTATTACCCCAATGCGCGGATTTTCATTATGGGGATTATTCCCATGCGCTCGGTTACTCTGGTTCTGGTGTATGCGGGGATTGCCCTCATCAATCAGTTCGGAGGAATGAACAGCTCTGTAGCCCACATGACACATTTGGGCGGTTTTGTATTCGCCTTTCTCTATTTTTTGATCCGCATCGGCAGAAATCCCCTGGAGGCCTGGGGGTTGAAGGGCTGA
- a CDS encoding CHAP domain-containing protein produces the protein MLQSCASLDFGHSVYPDARMKSRGNISSLPDSRGSAENGDKVIESSHPQLGDRYVRDGYILPNNIQQQIVESGISLTKKNRLTVQGKDFAQDCTGTVLAAYWGAGLNPVKYFHLYSGNGVKRLHDMGEAYDLNYFSSLPNPGDVIIWDDTYDRDGNGKWGDPYTHAGVVVSVTEDGQITYLHYNYARGVVLEKMNLNRPDTYTDSNGNQVNSAMRMKSHRYIKPDSWLSSHLVRGFIPLYRYPEIER, from the coding sequence ATGCTTCAGTCTTGTGCCAGCCTGGATTTCGGTCACAGCGTCTATCCAGACGCAAGGATGAAATCCCGGGGTAACATCAGCTCTCTTCCTGACAGCCGTGGATCCGCAGAAAACGGTGACAAGGTGATCGAAAGCAGTCACCCCCAGCTGGGAGACCGCTATGTGCGGGACGGCTACATCCTGCCCAACAATATCCAGCAGCAGATCGTTGAATCAGGTATCAGCCTCACCAAGAAAAACCGTCTTACAGTTCAGGGGAAAGATTTCGCCCAGGATTGTACAGGCACAGTGTTGGCAGCCTACTGGGGAGCGGGTCTGAATCCCGTTAAGTATTTCCACCTGTACAGCGGAAACGGGGTAAAACGTCTCCACGATATGGGTGAGGCCTATGATCTGAATTATTTTTCCAGCCTTCCCAATCCGGGGGATGTAATTATCTGGGATGATACCTACGACAGGGACGGCAACGGAAAGTGGGGAGATCCCTACACCCATGCCGGCGTTGTTGTGTCGGTGACTGAGGACGGCCAGATTACCTATCTGCATTATAATTACGCCCGGGGTGTGGTTCTGGAAAAAATGAATCTGAACCGGCCCGATACCTACACAGACAGCAATGGAAATCAGGTAAATTCCGCCATGCGGATGAAATCTCACCGCTACATCAAACCCGACTCATGGCTTTCCAGCCATCTGGTACGGGGATTTATCCCGCTGTACCGCTATCCCGAGATAGAGCGATAG